Proteins from one Arthrobacter sp. Soc17.1.1.1 genomic window:
- a CDS encoding DUF58 domain-containing protein: MATSTTGTRSRRADRADRAARSTPPGAPGSGPSGRAPRPERRRNRAGGALRPGSLLAESGRFVRAALAPAATRATTATGRVLGPVVSVVSPLGRLLIVAVAVLWVLGTVLGWSEALVAAVMGTLLVLLAAGFILGRSSYGVDLDLARTRVAVGDRAVGSVSVSNTSDRPLLPASLELPVGAATAIFHLPRLTPGQVHEDLFSIPTQRRAVIVVGPVRSVRADPLSILRREVLWTEPTDLFVHPRTTPLVGSAAGFIKDLEGLPTKELSSADVSFHALRDYVPGDDRRHIHWKTTARTGTLMVRQFEETRRSHLAVALSTNTDEYASEAEFELAVSVAGSIGLQAIREQRNLSVLTQDGPLRTETGRNLLDDMTRIEGRAVRATALDLARTTADAVPNASVVFFVVGPGVTPSQLRSAAASIPPGIRCLAVRCVTDGQQSRATIGDLTVLTLNSLDDLALVLRKAAA; this comes from the coding sequence ATGGCAACCTCCACCACCGGGACCCGGTCCCGCCGTGCGGACCGGGCGGACCGTGCCGCCCGATCCACCCCGCCGGGAGCACCCGGAAGCGGCCCCTCGGGCCGCGCGCCCCGCCCCGAGCGCCGGCGGAACCGGGCGGGCGGCGCCCTGCGCCCCGGCTCGCTCCTCGCCGAGTCCGGGCGCTTCGTCCGGGCCGCGCTCGCTCCCGCCGCCACGCGTGCGACGACGGCCACCGGCAGGGTGCTCGGACCCGTGGTGTCCGTGGTCAGTCCGCTCGGCCGGCTCCTGATCGTCGCCGTCGCGGTCCTCTGGGTCCTCGGCACCGTGCTGGGCTGGAGCGAGGCCCTCGTGGCCGCCGTGATGGGCACGCTGCTGGTCCTGCTGGCTGCCGGGTTCATCCTGGGGCGGTCCTCCTACGGCGTCGACCTCGACCTGGCGCGGACGCGCGTCGCGGTCGGGGACCGGGCGGTGGGCAGCGTCTCGGTCTCGAACACCTCGGACAGGCCGCTCCTGCCCGCGTCGCTCGAACTGCCGGTCGGCGCGGCCACGGCCATCTTCCACCTCCCGCGGCTCACCCCCGGGCAGGTCCACGAGGACCTCTTCAGCATCCCCACGCAGCGGCGCGCGGTCATCGTCGTCGGGCCCGTGCGGTCCGTCCGGGCGGACCCGCTCAGCATCCTCCGCCGTGAGGTGCTCTGGACGGAGCCGACGGACCTGTTCGTGCACCCGCGCACCACGCCGCTCGTCGGCTCGGCGGCCGGGTTCATCAAGGACCTCGAAGGGCTCCCCACCAAGGAGCTCTCCAGCGCCGACGTGTCCTTCCACGCGCTGCGCGACTACGTGCCCGGCGACGACCGCCGCCACATCCACTGGAAGACCACGGCCCGCACCGGCACGCTCATGGTCCGCCAGTTCGAGGAGACCCGCCGCTCCCACCTCGCCGTCGCCCTGTCCACCAACACGGACGAGTACGCGTCCGAGGCCGAGTTCGAGCTCGCGGTGTCCGTCGCCGGCTCCATCGGGCTGCAGGCCATCCGCGAGCAGCGCAACCTGAGCGTCCTGACGCAGGACGGGCCGCTGCGCACCGAGACGGGCCGCAACCTGCTCGACGACATGACGCGCATCGAGGGGCGCGCGGTCCGCGCCACGGCCCTCGACCTCGCCCGGACGACGGCGGACGCCGTACCCAATGCCTCCGTGGTCTTCTTCGTCGTCGGCCCCGGGGTGACGCCGTCCCAGCTGAGGTCCGCCGCCGCGTCCATCCCGCCCGGCATCCGCTGCCTCGCGGTCCGCTGTGTGACCGACGGCCAGCAGAGCCGCGCCACCATCGGGGACCTGACCGTCCTGACCCTGAACTCCCTCGACGACCTCGCGCTCGTCCTCCGGAAGGCCGCAGCATGA
- a CDS encoding AAA family ATPase, whose translation MTMTAEQATWFAGTFDKLVGNVGQAVLGKSTVVRLVLTAMLAEGHVLLEDAPGTGKTMLARSLAATVQGTHSRIQFTPDLLPSDVTGVTIYDQKTQAFEYHRGPIFANIVLADEINRASPKTQSALLEVMEESRVTVDGVSYTNERPFMVIATQNPIEQAGTYRLPEAQLDRFLIKTEIGYPDHASTVQLLGGAATRDRSLALTPIITTSAVVDMANLAAETHVDTAVLEYISRLTEETRSAPETRLGVSVRGALAMVRAAKVWAAGQGRHYVLPDDVKELAPYVWTHRFVMDPEAEFAGATPEAVLRRVLADVSAPQQRASA comes from the coding sequence ATGACAATGACAGCAGAGCAGGCCACCTGGTTCGCCGGCACCTTCGACAAGCTCGTCGGCAACGTGGGCCAGGCGGTCCTCGGAAAGTCGACGGTGGTGCGCCTCGTGCTGACCGCCATGCTCGCCGAGGGCCACGTGCTCCTCGAGGACGCCCCCGGCACCGGCAAGACGATGCTCGCCCGGTCCCTCGCGGCCACGGTCCAGGGCACGCACTCGCGCATCCAGTTCACGCCCGACCTCCTGCCCTCCGACGTCACCGGCGTGACCATCTACGACCAGAAGACGCAGGCCTTCGAGTACCACAGGGGGCCCATCTTCGCGAACATCGTGCTCGCCGACGAGATCAACCGCGCCTCCCCGAAGACCCAGTCCGCGCTGCTCGAGGTCATGGAGGAATCCCGCGTCACGGTGGACGGCGTGAGCTACACCAACGAGCGGCCCTTCATGGTCATCGCCACCCAGAACCCGATCGAGCAGGCCGGCACCTACCGGCTGCCCGAGGCGCAGCTGGACCGCTTCCTCATCAAGACGGAGATCGGCTACCCGGACCACGCCTCCACCGTGCAGCTGCTCGGCGGCGCGGCCACGCGTGACCGCTCGCTCGCGCTCACCCCGATCATCACCACCTCCGCGGTGGTCGACATGGCGAACCTCGCGGCCGAGACGCACGTGGACACCGCTGTCCTCGAGTACATCTCGCGCCTCACCGAGGAGACGCGCTCGGCACCCGAGACCCGCCTGGGCGTCAGCGTCCGCGGCGCCCTCGCCATGGTGCGCGCCGCGAAGGTCTGGGCCGCCGGACAGGGCCGGCACTACGTGCTGCCCGACGACGTCAAGGAGCTCGCGCCCTACGTGTGGACGCACCGTTTCGTGATGGACCCGGAGGCCGAATTCGCCGGAGCCACCCCCGAGGCCGTCCTCCGGCGCGTCCTCGCCGACGTGTCCGCGCCGCAGCAGCGCGCATCCGCCTAG
- a CDS encoding Ig-like domain-containing protein yields the protein MKSGLTARRRRSATAVAASVAGALAITGAVIYPGVRTADVDLNDGGVWVTNLAQGKIGHLNYQSRTLDGGLLAPSNAFDVLQHEGSVFASNLDQAGVAPISNVTVTLGEEAALPSSGDLQFGTASLLLANSEDGTVRTAPAADPGAFARTDAAPLVEGKPGLAAAIGPDDTVVVADPGAGTLTTYTPAGDGTLVESGTREVEALRGAKDLQVTLVGEDAVAFDPADGELVLPGGDTRVIDDVDDAQLQQSSGAGDVVALSTARGLVTAPLDGSEPETTDVAAGAPVRPVQLNGCIHAAWNGSGLYARDCVDDADDTSAEIPSVTATSQLVFRTNRDIVVLNDVLAGDTWLVQDDLQLVQNWDDIIPPPDESDEDEEESADENPVSTLPDRTQENKPPVAEDDELGARVGTTTILPLLDNDADPDGDLLTVVARGDLGETGTLQQVYDATGLQVVVSPGALPGRQTFDYEVDDGRGGTDSAQVTLNIRNQDGNEPATQKRRTRLTVEQGQSIEQSILSDWTDADGDDLYLAGAAAPGPADGVQYREDGLLTFRDGGTELGEKRLTVTVSDGRSTSEGEVIIDVQPAGNVPPFPTPDHVTVAVGEELLVAPLDNDLDPSGRGLRLTRVSGGDGATLTPNYEVGTFTFSSGTPGPVYLDYVVANGPASAPGLIRVDVVPDAGDAGLPVAVKDTALLPAGGRTLVDVLANDADPGGGVLVVQSVALPAGAPFTVAILDHNILRISDTQGVRERTSFSYTVSNGASTATGEVSVVPVPAPEKLQPPRAADDEVTVRAGDVATIDVLANDTHPDGEDLTLDPVLVETIADGQGLLAVSGNTLRFQAGTTAGTYQAVYAVRGPDGQEDSAQVTLRVKAVGEDNARPLPRTVKARAIAGTTARIPIPLTGIDPDGDSVALVGIDTAPSKGTVKVGSTFIEYTAATGTSGQDSFSYVVEDRLGARSVGTVLVGVALPTAVNQNPVALDDAVDVRPGRLITVDALANDSDPDGDALALPADGVEAAPELAAAVVDRKITFTAPQAPGNTAVRYRVEDPRGGAAIGTVRVQTRPDAPSLAPVAFDDRVAFAETLGRDAVDIPVLRNDTDEDGSPSELTITFPLGTDTASVVDATLEDGSTGRMVNVRLLPGPQIIPYTVTDRDGLAATAFIHVPGLADQPPALARAEPLEVQSGDELVLDLNELVAVREGRSPSLTDDARVTAVASDNSPLVRDATTLAFTSAEDYSGAASVSFEVTDGSSLEDPDGLRSVLTVSIRVLPNPDTNHVPEVRSTQLQVAQEESTTLDLARLVAEQDEQDVAGLRYALVGDAPAGLAPALDGSTLTVGAGSATRGGPYTVRFTVTDGRSDPVEAGVEVTVTASGRPLAVANDDVVADAEQGSTERIPVLANDANPFPDTPLRLIRTDTETGSGSATIEGDAVVVTPGEDFVGTLVVRYRVGDRTQDASREVEGRVRLTVRGAPDAPSLPAVTEVRSRTVVLSWDPPAANGAAITGYTVTGSGGFTQQCPTTTCTLTGLTNNVEYSFTVTAENEVGESAPSAASAPARPDEKPDAPAPPALVFGDRSLQVTWSVPATEGSPVERYDLEISPAPPGGGFQKAGVTGTSTQWTGLENGVPYQVRVRAFNQAPDPSDWGAYSAAEVPAGIPGAVPQPSVQVSSQGGAANSILAVSWPQPTAEGKNGAEIDAYTLTTLRGGQVVGTQELSGSQLSASVTVENSSSPYTFTVAARNKAGAGPAGTPSEPRQAVGAPGAVPGVAAAPGDRQLTVSSGTAPANGATAEQTRYEYQLNGGAFSALPADRTIRGLTNGTSYRVGVRAVNAAAGSSFPGPVTQSNEVVPFGKPNTPGVTSSPAEQRVNFAIGGTATNGRPIASVAWSTSTGQSGAVPAGGGAATGGTGYDQSVTITVTVTDSEGQVSTTSATGRTGPTPPPPTRRAIIQDPYVPGGCEYGARSGAAADTQANCRAAGGTWQPNGHEFQAQCIQSGDPYPVYDVNGGGGVTQTGSNTEWVGNTHGGWFKITAMQFPEGRPQGTC from the coding sequence CACCACCTACACCCCGGCCGGCGACGGCACCCTCGTGGAGTCCGGCACGCGCGAGGTCGAGGCGCTGCGCGGTGCGAAGGACCTCCAGGTGACCCTCGTGGGCGAGGACGCCGTCGCCTTCGATCCCGCCGACGGGGAGCTCGTCCTGCCGGGCGGGGACACGCGCGTCATCGACGACGTCGACGACGCGCAACTGCAGCAGAGCAGCGGGGCGGGTGACGTCGTCGCGCTGTCCACGGCACGCGGCCTCGTCACGGCGCCGCTCGACGGCTCGGAGCCGGAGACCACGGACGTGGCCGCCGGTGCCCCCGTCCGCCCGGTCCAGCTGAACGGCTGCATCCACGCCGCCTGGAACGGCTCCGGCCTCTACGCCCGCGACTGCGTGGACGACGCGGACGACACCTCGGCCGAGATCCCGTCGGTCACCGCGACGTCCCAGCTGGTATTCCGCACCAACAGGGACATCGTGGTGCTCAACGACGTCCTGGCCGGCGACACCTGGCTCGTCCAGGACGACCTGCAGCTCGTGCAGAACTGGGACGACATCATCCCGCCGCCGGACGAGTCCGACGAGGACGAGGAGGAATCCGCGGACGAGAACCCCGTGTCGACGCTGCCCGACCGCACCCAGGAGAACAAGCCGCCCGTCGCGGAGGACGACGAACTCGGCGCCCGCGTCGGCACCACCACCATCCTGCCGCTGCTGGACAACGACGCCGACCCCGACGGCGACCTCCTCACGGTGGTGGCGCGCGGGGACCTGGGGGAGACGGGGACCCTGCAGCAGGTCTACGACGCCACGGGACTCCAGGTGGTCGTCAGCCCGGGTGCCCTGCCCGGCCGGCAGACCTTCGACTACGAGGTCGACGACGGACGCGGCGGCACCGACTCGGCGCAGGTGACCCTGAACATCCGGAACCAGGACGGCAACGAGCCCGCCACCCAGAAGCGCAGGACACGCCTGACGGTCGAGCAGGGCCAGAGCATCGAGCAGAGCATCCTCTCCGACTGGACCGACGCCGACGGCGACGACCTCTACCTCGCCGGGGCCGCCGCACCCGGCCCGGCCGACGGCGTGCAGTACCGCGAGGACGGCCTGCTCACCTTCCGCGACGGCGGTACCGAGCTCGGGGAGAAGCGCCTGACCGTCACCGTCTCCGACGGGCGCTCGACCAGCGAGGGCGAGGTCATCATCGACGTCCAGCCGGCGGGCAACGTGCCGCCGTTCCCGACACCGGACCACGTCACGGTCGCCGTGGGCGAGGAACTGCTGGTCGCGCCGCTCGACAACGACCTCGACCCCTCGGGGCGCGGCCTTCGCCTCACGCGCGTGAGCGGCGGCGACGGCGCCACCCTCACACCCAACTACGAAGTGGGGACCTTCACCTTCTCCTCCGGGACGCCCGGCCCCGTGTACCTCGACTACGTCGTGGCCAACGGCCCGGCCAGCGCCCCGGGACTCATCCGGGTCGACGTCGTGCCCGACGCCGGTGACGCCGGCCTGCCCGTCGCGGTCAAGGACACGGCCCTGCTGCCCGCCGGCGGGCGCACGCTCGTCGACGTCCTCGCCAACGACGCCGACCCCGGAGGAGGCGTCCTCGTGGTGCAGTCGGTGGCGCTGCCCGCCGGCGCGCCGTTCACCGTCGCCATCCTGGACCACAACATCCTGCGCATCAGCGACACCCAGGGCGTGCGCGAGCGCACCTCCTTCAGCTACACGGTGTCCAACGGCGCCTCCACCGCGACGGGCGAGGTGTCCGTGGTGCCCGTCCCCGCCCCCGAGAAGCTCCAGCCCCCGAGGGCCGCCGACGACGAGGTGACCGTGCGCGCCGGCGACGTCGCGACGATCGACGTCCTCGCCAACGACACCCACCCGGACGGCGAGGACCTCACGCTGGACCCGGTGCTCGTCGAGACCATCGCGGACGGCCAGGGGCTCCTCGCCGTCTCCGGCAACACCCTGCGCTTCCAGGCGGGCACGACGGCCGGCACGTACCAGGCGGTCTACGCCGTCCGCGGCCCCGACGGGCAGGAGGACTCCGCGCAGGTGACCCTCCGCGTCAAGGCCGTCGGAGAGGACAACGCCAGGCCCCTGCCGCGGACCGTCAAGGCCCGCGCCATCGCCGGCACCACCGCGCGCATCCCCATCCCGCTCACCGGGATCGACCCCGACGGCGACTCCGTGGCACTGGTCGGCATCGACACAGCACCTTCGAAGGGCACGGTGAAGGTCGGCTCCACCTTCATCGAGTACACGGCCGCCACGGGGACGTCCGGGCAGGACTCGTTCAGCTACGTGGTCGAGGACCGGCTGGGCGCCCGCTCGGTCGGCACCGTGCTGGTCGGCGTGGCCCTGCCGACGGCAGTCAACCAGAACCCCGTGGCGCTCGACGACGCCGTGGACGTCCGGCCGGGCCGGCTCATCACCGTCGATGCGCTCGCCAACGACTCCGACCCCGACGGCGACGCGCTGGCCCTGCCCGCCGACGGCGTGGAGGCGGCACCGGAGCTCGCTGCCGCCGTCGTCGACCGTAAGATCACCTTCACCGCCCCCCAGGCCCCCGGCAACACCGCCGTGCGCTACCGCGTCGAGGACCCGCGCGGCGGCGCGGCGATCGGGACCGTGCGCGTGCAGACCCGCCCCGACGCCCCGAGCCTCGCGCCCGTGGCCTTCGACGACCGCGTGGCCTTTGCCGAGACCCTGGGACGCGACGCCGTGGACATCCCCGTGCTGCGCAACGACACCGACGAGGACGGCTCGCCGAGCGAGCTGACCATCACCTTCCCCCTCGGAACGGACACCGCCAGCGTCGTCGACGCGACGCTCGAGGACGGCAGCACGGGCCGGATGGTCAACGTCCGCCTCCTGCCCGGACCGCAGATCATCCCCTACACCGTGACGGACCGGGACGGCCTGGCGGCGACGGCGTTCATCCATGTCCCGGGACTCGCGGACCAGCCCCCTGCCCTCGCGCGGGCCGAGCCGCTCGAGGTGCAGAGCGGGGACGAACTCGTCCTCGACCTGAACGAGCTCGTGGCGGTCCGCGAGGGTCGTTCGCCGTCCCTCACCGACGACGCCAGGGTCACCGCGGTCGCCTCCGACAACTCACCGCTGGTCCGTGACGCCACGACCCTCGCCTTCACCTCCGCCGAGGACTACTCGGGCGCCGCGTCGGTCAGCTTCGAGGTCACGGACGGCTCGTCCCTCGAGGACCCGGACGGCCTCCGCTCCGTGCTGACCGTCAGCATCCGCGTGCTCCCGAACCCGGACACGAACCACGTCCCGGAGGTCCGCTCCACGCAGCTGCAGGTGGCCCAGGAGGAGTCGACGACCCTCGACCTGGCGCGGCTGGTGGCCGAGCAGGACGAGCAGGACGTGGCCGGCCTCCGCTACGCGCTGGTGGGCGACGCGCCCGCCGGCCTGGCCCCCGCGCTCGACGGATCGACGCTCACGGTCGGCGCCGGCTCGGCGACCCGCGGTGGCCCGTACACCGTCCGGTTCACCGTGACGGACGGACGGTCCGACCCCGTCGAGGCGGGCGTGGAGGTCACCGTCACGGCCTCGGGCCGGCCTCTCGCGGTGGCCAACGACGACGTCGTCGCCGACGCCGAACAGGGCAGCACCGAGCGCATCCCCGTGCTCGCCAACGACGCCAATCCCTTCCCCGACACGCCGCTGCGGCTGATCCGCACGGACACCGAGACGGGCTCCGGCAGCGCGACCATCGAGGGTGACGCCGTCGTGGTCACGCCCGGCGAGGACTTCGTGGGCACCCTCGTGGTGCGCTACCGCGTGGGAGACCGCACCCAGGACGCGTCGCGCGAGGTGGAGGGCCGTGTCCGGCTCACGGTCCGCGGCGCACCCGACGCACCGTCCCTCCCGGCGGTGACCGAGGTGCGCAGCCGCACCGTCGTGCTGTCCTGGGATCCGCCGGCCGCCAACGGAGCGGCGATCACCGGGTACACGGTCACGGGCAGCGGCGGCTTCACGCAGCAGTGCCCCACCACCACCTGCACGCTGACCGGTCTGACCAACAACGTCGAGTACTCGTTCACCGTGACGGCGGAGAACGAGGTGGGGGAGTCCGCGCCGTCGGCCGCTTCCGCGCCGGCGCGTCCGGACGAGAAGCCGGACGCACCGGCCCCGCCCGCCCTCGTGTTCGGCGACCGGTCGCTGCAGGTGACCTGGAGCGTCCCGGCCACCGAGGGCTCACCCGTGGAACGCTACGACCTCGAGATCTCCCCGGCCCCGCCGGGCGGCGGATTCCAGAAGGCGGGCGTCACCGGCACCAGCACGCAGTGGACCGGCCTGGAGAACGGGGTGCCCTACCAGGTGCGCGTGCGTGCCTTCAACCAGGCGCCCGACCCCTCCGACTGGGGCGCCTACTCCGCCGCCGAGGTGCCCGCCGGCATCCCGGGCGCCGTCCCCCAGCCGTCCGTGCAGGTCTCCAGCCAGGGCGGGGCCGCCAACTCGATCCTCGCGGTCTCGTGGCCGCAGCCCACCGCCGAGGGGAAGAACGGCGCCGAGATCGACGCCTACACCCTGACGACCCTCCGCGGCGGACAGGTGGTCGGGACGCAGGAGCTCTCCGGCTCCCAGCTCTCCGCCTCCGTGACGGTCGAGAACTCCAGCAGCCCCTACACGTTCACGGTCGCCGCGCGGAACAAGGCGGGCGCCGGGCCGGCCGGCACGCCGTCCGAGCCGCGCCAGGCCGTCGGCGCACCCGGCGCGGTGCCCGGCGTCGCCGCGGCGCCGGGGGACCGGCAGCTGACCGTCAGCAGCGGCACGGCACCGGCCAACGGTGCGACGGCGGAGCAGACCCGCTACGAGTACCAGCTCAACGGCGGCGCCTTCTCGGCCCTGCCGGCGGACAGGACCATCCGCGGGCTGACCAACGGCACGTCCTACCGCGTGGGCGTCCGGGCCGTGAACGCCGCCGCGGGCTCCAGCTTCCCCGGGCCGGTCACGCAGTCCAACGAGGTGGTGCCCTTCGGGAAGCCGAACACCCCGGGTGTCACGAGCAGCCCCGCCGAGCAGCGCGTGAACTTCGCGATCGGGGGTACCGCCACCAACGGCCGGCCCATCGCGTCCGTCGCCTGGAGCACGAGTACCGGGCAGTCCGGCGCGGTCCCCGCGGGTGGCGGTGCCGCGACGGGCGGCACCGGGTACGACCAGAGCGTCACCATCACCGTGACCGTGACGGACTCCGAGGGGCAGGTGTCGACGACGTCGGCCACCGGCCGGACCGGGCCCACCCCACCACCACCCACGCGCAGGGCGATCATCCAGGACCCCTACGTCCCCGGCGGGTGCGAGTACGGTGCGCGTTCGGGCGCCGCGGCCGACACCCAGGCGAACTGCCGGGCGGCGGGCGGCACCTGGCAGCCCAACGGCCACGAGTTCCAGGCGCAGTGCATCCAGTCGGGCGATCCCTACCCCGTGTACGACGTGAACGGGGGCGGCGGTGTCACCCAGACCGGGTCCAACACGGAGTGGGTGGGCAACACCCACGGCGGCTGGTTCAAGATCACCGCGATGCAGTTCCCCGAGGGCAGACCCCAGGGCACCTGTTGA
- a CDS encoding transglutaminase family protein: MNRAAQTALPPVPRLQAGIDAGVLLLLLGLGVLGFGPTFGGDTRYLVAGFAGIVLGLGLAWLGRLRRWGLWPMTGAFLGTYLLLGHALAAPQEAFLGFLPTLRSLRILIVGVIFSWKDLLTVADPVGTASGMLVVPFLATLLCAVLAGTLAWRVRTPYWSMLPVLTLFVVGIAFGTDRASLPELRGILIIAAALAWLAYRRDIARTDARTRVAVNPAVTDPATAGSGRNRRLALGAGVLATATVLTLAVSPLVAAGQDRKVLRDVVEPPVDLFAYPSPLTSFRKYVKDNEDTVLFTVDGLPEGERVRLAALDAYDGVVYNVNPQAAGNFARVGDAQQLGDVDPDDLDGATSAQLTFDIRDYSGVWLPAGGELEGVRLGGPRAQELGRSLYYNDEARTALSTVGVRSGDTYEVNAVFPETFSEEQLAQYGFADLTLPRVQNDPPVVAAKAGEYVGAVSEPIERARRLEQVLSAQGFFSNGKEDEAKSLPGHGAARMLGLLDAEQMVGDDEQYAVAMALMARKVNIPARVVMGFYPDWDEVGSAQGPLEIKGGDVHAWVEVAFDGVGWVAFNPTPPEDNEPVPPQQQPKSSPKPQVLQPPPPPQEPAELPPDSAPEPQDAEEREKDLLDELAPYLAIIGVVLIPVVVLLVPLLVVALLKRRRRKRREYRGRPADRVGGGWSELVSLATDLGAETNPRATRRESARDLGAAFPQSSESTTLLASRADAGIFAAGDPSEDEVQDYWRDVRTSLDGMRGSVGFWKRQRARFSPRSLLRDAEARKGGGRPDAGPRRGRGSRRARRQGGAGGGRS; the protein is encoded by the coding sequence ATGAACCGCGCCGCCCAGACAGCCCTGCCGCCGGTGCCGCGCCTGCAGGCGGGCATCGACGCCGGTGTGCTCCTGCTCCTGCTCGGCCTCGGCGTGCTCGGTTTCGGCCCGACGTTCGGCGGGGACACCCGCTACCTCGTCGCAGGCTTCGCGGGCATCGTCCTCGGCCTCGGCCTCGCGTGGCTGGGACGTCTCCGGCGCTGGGGCCTCTGGCCCATGACCGGGGCGTTCCTCGGCACCTATCTGCTGCTCGGCCACGCGCTCGCCGCCCCGCAGGAGGCCTTCCTCGGGTTCCTGCCCACCCTGCGGTCCCTGCGGATCCTGATCGTCGGCGTCATCTTCTCCTGGAAGGACCTCCTGACCGTCGCGGACCCCGTGGGTACGGCCAGCGGCATGCTCGTGGTCCCGTTCCTCGCCACCCTGCTGTGCGCCGTGCTGGCCGGCACCCTCGCCTGGCGCGTGCGCACCCCGTACTGGTCCATGCTGCCGGTCCTCACGCTGTTCGTCGTCGGGATCGCGTTCGGCACCGACCGGGCCTCCCTGCCCGAGCTCCGCGGGATCCTGATCATCGCCGCGGCCCTGGCGTGGCTGGCGTACCGCCGGGACATCGCCCGCACCGACGCCCGCACCCGGGTGGCCGTCAACCCCGCCGTCACGGACCCCGCCACCGCCGGGTCCGGCAGGAACCGCAGGCTCGCGCTCGGCGCGGGCGTCCTCGCGACCGCCACCGTCCTGACGCTCGCCGTGAGCCCCCTGGTCGCCGCCGGCCAGGACCGCAAGGTGCTGCGCGACGTCGTCGAACCCCCGGTGGACCTCTTCGCCTACCCCAGCCCCCTGACGAGCTTCCGGAAGTACGTGAAGGACAACGAGGACACCGTCCTGTTCACCGTGGACGGGCTGCCCGAGGGGGAGCGCGTGCGGCTGGCGGCGCTGGACGCCTACGACGGCGTGGTCTACAACGTGAATCCGCAGGCCGCCGGGAACTTCGCCCGCGTGGGCGATGCGCAGCAGCTCGGCGACGTGGATCCCGACGACCTCGACGGCGCCACGAGCGCACAGCTCACCTTCGACATCCGCGACTACTCCGGCGTGTGGCTGCCCGCGGGCGGCGAGCTCGAGGGCGTCCGGCTCGGCGGCCCGCGCGCGCAGGAGCTCGGCCGGTCCCTCTACTACAACGACGAGGCCCGGACCGCGCTCTCGACGGTCGGCGTGCGGTCCGGCGACACCTACGAGGTCAACGCCGTGTTCCCCGAGACGTTCTCCGAGGAGCAGCTGGCGCAGTACGGCTTCGCGGACCTCACCCTGCCGCGCGTGCAGAACGACCCGCCCGTCGTCGCGGCGAAGGCCGGCGAGTACGTCGGCGCCGTCTCGGAACCGATCGAGCGCGCACGCCGCCTCGAGCAGGTGCTGAGCGCGCAGGGCTTCTTCAGCAACGGCAAGGAGGACGAGGCGAAGTCGCTGCCCGGTCATGGCGCAGCCCGCATGCTGGGCCTCCTCGACGCGGAGCAGATGGTCGGCGACGACGAGCAGTACGCGGTGGCCATGGCGCTCATGGCCCGCAAGGTCAACATCCCCGCCCGCGTGGTCATGGGCTTCTACCCGGACTGGGACGAGGTCGGAAGCGCGCAGGGCCCCCTCGAGATCAAGGGCGGCGACGTACACGCCTGGGTGGAGGTGGCGTTCGACGGCGTGGGCTGGGTGGCTTTCAACCCCACACCCCCCGAGGACAACGAACCCGTGCCTCCGCAGCAGCAGCCGAAGTCCTCGCCCAAACCGCAGGTGCTGCAGCCGCCGCCCCCGCCGCAGGAACCCGCCGAGCTCCCACCGGACTCGGCGCCCGAGCCGCAGGACGCGGAGGAGCGCGAGAAGGACCTGCTCGACGAGCTGGCGCCGTACCTGGCGATCATCGGCGTCGTCCTCATCCCCGTCGTCGTGCTGCTGGTGCCGCTCCTCGTCGTCGCCCTGCTCAAGCGCAGGCGGCGGAAGCGCCGCGAGTACCGGGGCAGGCCCGCGGACCGCGTGGGCGGCGGCTGGAGCGAACTCGTCAGCCTCGCCACGGACCTCGGTGCGGAGACGAACCCGCGCGCCACCCGCCGCGAGAGCGCGCGCGACCTCGGGGCGGCCTTTCCGCAGAGCAGCGAGTCCACCACGCTGCTCGCCTCACGCGCCGACGCCGGCATCTTCGCGGCCGGCGACCCCAGCGAGGACGAGGTGCAGGACTACTGGCGGGACGTCCGCACCTCCCTCGACGGCATGCGCGGCTCGGTGGGCTTCTGGAAGCGCCAGCGCGCCCGGTTCTCGCCGCGCTCGCTCCTGCGCGACGCCGAGGCCCGCAAGGGCGGCGGCAGGCCGGACGCCGGCCCGCGGAGGGGCCGCGGCAGCAGGCGTGCGCGCCGCCAGGGCGGGGCCGGAGGCGGACGATCATGA